A part of Citrifermentans bremense genomic DNA contains:
- the rsmB gene encoding 16S rRNA (cytosine(967)-C(5))-methyltransferase RsmB yields the protein MSSKNPRRAAFDILLRIEKEKSFADILIDHELSKDIIKGADRGLLTELVYGVLRRQGTLDYIISQFSKQRPEKLELFVRLLLRLGIYQCFFLDRVPVSAAVNETVNLAKELAPRASGFINAVLRNADRGRDSIRYPDRAERPADYLAARYSHPAWLARQWCDQLGLEAAEELAAAMSEPPPLTVRVNTLRITRDELIRRLNDEGVSCSATSWSPDGIRLNQSGQITRLPSFREGLFTVQDESSQLAPLFLAPGKGERVLDACAAPGGKSTQVAQLMQDSGEIYACDVNQKKLRMIKETCDRLGINSVRTFTMDATAPSNAIKGVTFHRILVDAPCSGLGVIRRNPEGKWSKSGDDLLSLARTQVSILENLCRYLEPKGTILYATCSTSIQENEYVVDSFLAQHPEFMVEDLRPLFPQFAPLFTERGFFRSWPHRDGMDGFFSARLKRK from the coding sequence TTGTCCAGCAAAAACCCGCGCCGCGCCGCCTTCGATATCCTGCTCCGGATCGAGAAAGAAAAGTCCTTCGCGGACATCCTGATTGACCACGAACTCTCCAAGGACATCATCAAGGGAGCCGACCGCGGCCTGCTCACCGAGCTGGTCTACGGCGTGCTGCGCAGACAGGGGACGCTCGATTACATAATCTCCCAGTTCTCCAAGCAAAGGCCGGAGAAGCTGGAGCTCTTCGTGCGGCTTTTGTTGCGCCTGGGTATCTACCAGTGCTTCTTCCTGGACCGGGTGCCGGTGTCGGCCGCCGTCAACGAGACGGTGAACCTGGCCAAGGAACTCGCGCCGCGGGCGTCGGGCTTCATCAACGCCGTGCTCAGAAACGCCGACCGCGGCCGCGACTCCATACGCTACCCAGACCGCGCCGAGCGCCCCGCCGACTACCTCGCCGCCCGCTACTCCCACCCCGCCTGGCTCGCCCGGCAGTGGTGCGACCAGCTTGGTCTCGAAGCCGCGGAGGAACTGGCCGCGGCCATGTCCGAGCCCCCCCCCTTGACCGTGAGGGTGAACACGCTGCGTATCACCCGCGACGAGCTGATCCGCAGGCTCAACGACGAGGGGGTGAGCTGCAGCGCCACCTCCTGGTCCCCCGACGGCATCCGGCTGAACCAGTCCGGCCAGATCACCAGGCTTCCCTCCTTCCGGGAGGGGCTCTTCACGGTGCAGGACGAGTCCTCGCAGCTGGCCCCCCTGTTCCTCGCGCCGGGCAAGGGTGAGCGGGTGCTGGACGCATGCGCCGCCCCGGGAGGCAAGAGCACCCAGGTAGCGCAGCTGATGCAGGACTCCGGAGAGATCTACGCCTGCGACGTGAACCAAAAGAAGCTCAGGATGATCAAGGAGACCTGCGACCGCCTGGGGATCAACTCGGTGCGCACCTTCACCATGGACGCCACCGCCCCCTCCAACGCCATCAAGGGGGTCACCTTCCACCGCATCCTGGTGGACGCGCCCTGCTCGGGGCTCGGGGTGATCAGGCGCAACCCCGAGGGTAAGTGGAGCAAGTCAGGAGACGACCTTTTGTCTCTGGCGCGCACCCAGGTGAGCATCCTGGAAAACCTCTGCAGGTACCTGGAGCCGAAGGGGACCATCCTCTACGCCACCTGCTCGACCAGCATCCAGGAAAACGAGTACGTGGTGGACAGCTTCCTCGCGCAGCACCCGGAGTTCATGGTCGAGGACCTGCGCCCGCTCTTCCCGCAGTTCGCGCCGCTTTTCACCGAGCGGGGCTTCTTCAGGAGCTGGCCGCACAGAGACGGCATGGACGGATTCTTCTCGGCGCGCCTGAAGAGGAAGTAG
- a CDS encoding NUDIX hydrolase: MRRRVPMEAGPVPAAVLLPLFPKEGEYHLLFTKRTPHLTHHSGEISFPGGVCDPGDLDSADTARREAWEEVGIAPSDVEILGELDDCHSIHNYLVTPVVGVFPANYPLTVNDAEIERLIEVPLSHFVKPEIYRMEYWDYKGRKDYPMYFYRYGEDEIWGLTARILKNFLDVLWGVEDEKAAPR; the protein is encoded by the coding sequence TTGCGCCGTCGCGTTCCCATGGAGGCGGGGCCCGTCCCCGCCGCCGTGCTCCTGCCGCTTTTTCCCAAGGAGGGGGAGTACCATCTCCTCTTCACCAAGAGAACCCCGCATCTGACCCACCACAGCGGCGAGATCTCCTTTCCCGGCGGCGTCTGCGACCCTGGCGATCTGGACAGCGCCGACACCGCGCGCCGCGAGGCGTGGGAGGAGGTCGGCATCGCCCCGTCCGACGTCGAGATCCTGGGCGAGCTCGACGACTGCCACTCCATCCACAACTACCTGGTGACCCCCGTGGTCGGCGTCTTCCCCGCGAACTACCCCCTCACCGTCAACGATGCCGAGATCGAGCGCCTGATTGAGGTGCCGCTTTCCCATTTCGTGAAGCCGGAGATCTACCGGATGGAGTACTGGGACTACAAGGGGAGGAAGGACTACCCCATGTACTTCTACCGGTACGGCGAGGACGAGATCTGGGGGCTCACGGCGCGGATCCTGAAGAACTTCCTTGATGTGCTCTGGGGGGTGGAGGACGAAAAAGCCGCCCCCCGGTAA
- a CDS encoding phospholipase D-like domain-containing protein, with protein MRFLDHILWGLLLLFLILLAMVSAGHALINKRDPRSALGWILASLAIPLLGPLFYWGMGVNRIYSRARRWHEEAGAPLQPLPPGSQPSAPLPPELSYLKELRNLSEHVVSTRLLPGNNLTPLENGEEAYPAMLAAIDRAEGSVHLCTYIFDGDDTGKRFVMALSRAADRGVEVRVIVDSLGEKYSKPTARELLKGSGVRFRRFLPLRPGGYLNLRIHRKLLVVDGKIAFTGGMNIGSRHLVSSRPPVVKDLHFQVTGPVVADLQRTFLEDWSFAGGAQLTGPRYYPELVPTGSALVRAVSDGPDKEFRKLNWIILGALSCARRRVTIVTPYFIPDRPLISALVTAALRGVAITLVLPEVNNLPYVQWASRSYLWELLQQGVRIFAQPPPFVHTKFMVVDRSWSLIGSANLDPRSLRLNFEFNLEVYDLQFARLLEEHCQATLELSREITLAEMDGRPLAIKLRDAAAKLFSPYL; from the coding sequence TTGAGATTCCTGGACCACATCCTCTGGGGGCTGTTGCTACTTTTTCTGATCCTTCTTGCCATGGTCTCCGCAGGGCACGCGCTGATCAACAAGCGCGACCCGCGCTCGGCTCTCGGGTGGATCCTCGCCAGCCTGGCCATCCCGCTTCTGGGCCCGCTCTTTTACTGGGGCATGGGGGTCAACCGCATCTACAGCAGGGCCAGGCGCTGGCACGAAGAGGCCGGGGCACCGCTCCAGCCGCTCCCGCCAGGCTCCCAACCTTCGGCGCCGCTTCCCCCAGAGCTTTCCTACCTGAAGGAGCTGCGCAACCTCTCCGAGCACGTGGTCAGCACCAGGCTTCTCCCCGGCAACAACCTGACGCCGCTGGAAAACGGCGAGGAGGCCTACCCCGCCATGCTGGCCGCCATCGACAGGGCGGAAGGCTCGGTACACCTTTGCACCTACATCTTCGACGGGGACGATACCGGCAAGCGCTTCGTGATGGCGCTCTCCAGGGCTGCCGATCGGGGGGTCGAGGTGCGGGTCATCGTGGACAGCCTGGGGGAGAAGTATTCGAAACCGACGGCGCGGGAACTGCTCAAGGGTTCGGGGGTCAGGTTCCGCCGCTTCCTGCCGCTTAGGCCGGGGGGATACCTGAACCTCAGGATCCACCGCAAGCTGCTGGTGGTGGACGGGAAGATCGCCTTCACCGGCGGGATGAACATCGGCAGCAGGCACCTCGTCTCCAGCCGCCCCCCAGTGGTGAAGGACCTGCACTTCCAGGTGACCGGGCCGGTGGTGGCCGACCTGCAACGGACCTTTCTGGAGGATTGGAGCTTCGCCGGCGGTGCACAGCTCACCGGGCCGCGCTACTACCCCGAGCTGGTGCCGACAGGGAGCGCGCTGGTCCGGGCGGTGAGCGACGGGCCGGACAAGGAATTCAGAAAGCTCAACTGGATCATCCTGGGGGCGCTTTCCTGTGCCAGGAGAAGGGTCACCATCGTAACCCCCTACTTCATCCCCGACCGGCCGCTGATCTCGGCGCTGGTCACCGCAGCGCTCAGGGGGGTGGCCATCACCCTGGTCCTTCCCGAGGTCAACAACCTCCCTTACGTGCAGTGGGCCAGCCGCTCCTACCTTTGGGAGCTGCTGCAGCAGGGTGTACGCATCTTCGCCCAGCCCCCACCCTTCGTCCACACCAAGTTCATGGTGGTTGACCGGAGCTGGAGCCTGATCGGAAGCGCAAACCTCGACCCTAGGAGCTTGAGGCTCAACTTCGAGTTCAACCTCGAGGTGTACGACCTCCAGTTCGCCCGGCTTCTGGAGGAGCACTGCCAGGCGACCCTCGAACTATCCCGGGAGATCACACTCGCCGAGATGGATGGGCGGCCGCTGGCCATCAAGCTGCGGGACGCTGCCGCGAAGCTTTTCTCCCCTTACCTGTAA
- a CDS encoding GGDEF domain-containing protein, translating into MIEKKEWVSADTMARYAGHDRVLGVITWLLVALVLLDISLLHVDHKTPVVVLFCSLGLVLYKAAARFLLRQGETKILLDLILLLLYAVAISWFTGKTSSPFISVLYLILMATSLTLGRGITFIMTGLTIALYTLLAAFDSPSFWYDIGGHVIKVFPFILIAHLGALLRGEAESARAEVERLSLTDDLTQLNNMRSFEALALQQEKISKRYGTPFSICMLDADNLKQINDRHGHLAGTELIKWTARIIASNIRESDVAARFGGDEFIIMFAGQEQQKIVGAVERIVRAMSTTPFSFEGELVQGTLSAGVASFPCDGEDLRTVVKKADQAMYRSKRLGKDRVSLFDDEEGETVPLELQVRGEKLRGSVPQLDGQRPPIHLGECDLPG; encoded by the coding sequence ATGATCGAGAAAAAGGAGTGGGTCAGTGCAGATACGATGGCCAGGTACGCAGGCCATGACCGGGTCCTGGGTGTCATAACCTGGCTCCTGGTAGCGCTGGTGCTGCTCGATATCTCGCTGCTCCACGTCGATCACAAGACCCCTGTCGTGGTGCTTTTCTGCTCCCTTGGGCTTGTCCTCTACAAGGCGGCTGCGCGGTTCCTGTTGCGGCAGGGAGAAACGAAGATCCTCCTGGACCTGATCCTGCTGCTTCTCTACGCCGTCGCCATCAGCTGGTTCACCGGCAAGACCTCCAGTCCCTTCATATCCGTTCTCTACCTGATCCTGATGGCGACCTCGCTCACCCTGGGGCGCGGGATCACCTTCATCATGACCGGTCTCACCATCGCCCTCTACACCTTGCTCGCCGCCTTTGATTCCCCGAGCTTTTGGTACGACATCGGCGGGCACGTCATCAAGGTGTTCCCCTTCATCCTCATCGCCCACCTGGGGGCGCTCCTGCGGGGCGAGGCGGAGAGCGCGCGCGCCGAGGTGGAGCGGCTCTCCTTGACCGACGACCTCACCCAGCTCAACAACATGCGCAGTTTCGAGGCGCTTGCGCTGCAGCAGGAGAAGATCTCCAAGCGCTACGGCACCCCCTTCTCCATCTGTATGCTGGACGCGGACAACCTGAAGCAGATAAACGACCGGCACGGGCATCTGGCGGGGACGGAGCTGATCAAATGGACGGCGCGCATCATAGCCTCCAACATCAGGGAGAGCGACGTGGCGGCGCGGTTCGGCGGCGACGAGTTCATCATCATGTTCGCTGGGCAGGAGCAGCAAAAGATCGTGGGTGCCGTGGAGAGGATCGTCCGCGCCATGAGCACCACCCCCTTTTCCTTCGAGGGGGAGCTGGTCCAGGGGACGCTCTCGGCAGGTGTGGCTTCGTTTCCGTGCGACGGCGAGGACCTGCGGACCGTGGTGAAGAAGGCGGACCAGGCGATGTACCGCAGCAAGAGGCTGGGCAAGGACCGGGTCTCGCTGTTCGACGACGAGGAGGGGGAAACGGTCCCTTTGGAGTTACAGGTAAGGGGAGAAAAGCTTCGCGGCAGCGTCCCGCAGCTTGATGGCCAGCGGCCGCCCATCCATCTCGGCGAGTGTGATCTCCCGGGATAG
- the rpe gene encoding ribulose-phosphate 3-epimerase, with protein sequence MKKIAPSILSADFARLGEEIKAIEAGGADYVHIDVMDGQFVPNITIGPLIVEAARRVTTLPLDVHLMIDAPDRYIPDFAKAGSDIIVVHAEATNHLHRTVQLIKSLGKKAGVSLNPATPLNLLDYVMEDLDLILLMTVNPGFGGQSFIEACIPKIQALRATMDRRGIEAELEVDGGVKTDNIARISHAGADVFVAGSAVFNSPDYAATIAELKKKAKEPVL encoded by the coding sequence ATGAAAAAGATCGCTCCATCCATCCTTTCAGCAGACTTCGCCCGGCTGGGCGAGGAGATCAAGGCCATCGAGGCCGGCGGCGCCGACTACGTCCACATCGACGTCATGGACGGGCAGTTCGTCCCCAACATCACCATCGGGCCGCTGATCGTGGAAGCGGCGCGCCGGGTCACCACGCTGCCGCTCGACGTGCACCTGATGATCGACGCGCCGGACCGCTACATCCCGGATTTCGCCAAGGCGGGTTCCGACATCATCGTGGTCCACGCCGAGGCGACCAACCACCTGCACCGCACCGTGCAGCTGATCAAGTCGCTGGGCAAAAAGGCCGGCGTCTCGCTGAACCCGGCGACCCCTTTGAACCTCCTGGATTACGTGATGGAGGACCTCGACCTGATCCTCCTGATGACGGTGAACCCCGGTTTCGGCGGCCAGTCCTTCATCGAGGCCTGCATCCCCAAGATCCAGGCCCTGCGCGCCACGATGGATAGGCGCGGCATCGAGGCGGAGCTCGAGGTGGACGGCGGCGTCAAGACCGACAACATAGCCCGCATCTCCCACGCAGGCGCCGACGTCTTCGTGGCCGGCAGCGCCGTCTTCAACAGCCCGGACTACGCGGCGACCATTGCCGAGCTGAAGAAAAAGGCCAAGGAGCCGGTGCTCTGA
- a CDS encoding metal ABC transporter permease, which translates to MLITEMLSYGFMQRALIGGSLIAILCSVLGVFLVLRRLSLIGDGLAHVTFGSVALALLFRLQSVYLTLAIIPVVLASSMGILKLAQKARIYGDAAIGIVSAIGIATGVMLASVAGGFNVDLFSYLFGNILSISTSELVIAALLFVIVIASVVMFYNELFASTFDEDLAKSSGLNTERINSVLVLMTALTVVLAMKVVGIMLISALLIIPAVSALQIAKGFKAAIVTAAVIGVVTVIVGISLSFALNLPAGATIVLVNFLVLLGAFGGRTLRGHK; encoded by the coding sequence ATGCTAATAACGGAAATGCTCAGCTACGGCTTCATGCAGAGGGCGCTTATCGGCGGCTCGCTGATCGCCATCCTCTGCTCGGTGCTCGGGGTCTTCCTCGTGCTGCGCCGCCTGTCCCTGATCGGCGACGGCCTGGCCCACGTCACCTTCGGCAGCGTGGCGCTGGCGCTGCTTTTCAGGCTGCAGTCGGTCTACCTTACCCTTGCCATCATCCCGGTGGTGCTCGCCTCGTCCATGGGGATCCTGAAACTGGCGCAAAAGGCGAGGATTTACGGCGACGCCGCCATCGGCATCGTCTCGGCCATCGGTATCGCCACCGGCGTCATGCTGGCAAGCGTCGCCGGGGGCTTCAACGTCGACCTCTTCAGCTACCTGTTCGGGAACATCCTCTCCATCAGCACCAGCGAACTGGTGATAGCCGCTTTGCTCTTCGTCATCGTCATCGCCTCCGTGGTGATGTTCTACAACGAACTCTTCGCCAGCACCTTCGACGAGGACCTCGCCAAGAGTTCCGGCCTCAACACGGAACGGATCAACTCGGTTTTGGTGCTGATGACGGCCCTGACCGTGGTCCTCGCCATGAAGGTGGTCGGGATCATGCTCATTTCGGCGCTCCTGATAATCCCGGCGGTGTCCGCGCTGCAGATCGCCAAGGGGTTCAAGGCGGCCATCGTCACCGCGGCGGTGATCGGCGTGGTGACCGTGATCGTCGGGATTTCGCTTTCCTTCGCGCTGAACCTCCCCGCCGGTGCGACCATCGTGCTGGTCAACTTCCTGGTTCTGCTCGGCGCCTTCGGCGGGCGCACACTCCGGGGGCATAAATGA
- a CDS encoding thioredoxin fold domain-containing protein — MIAWESDMAKALARGKAEQKSVLVEFFSSECIGCKQMEEVTFADPAVANFISDHVVPLRIPVTNAAHTSDYRVIWTPTIITMDYYGREHQRTLGYLPPDEMVGSTLLGMGKVSLDYGQFSEAVIQFNTLLNGCPDCASAPEAVYLRGVARYKTSQSPSALKEIYQQLLAQYPDSEWTKRAQPFTLL, encoded by the coding sequence ATGATAGCCTGGGAATCGGACATGGCAAAAGCGCTCGCGCGGGGGAAGGCCGAGCAAAAGAGCGTGCTGGTTGAGTTTTTCAGCTCAGAGTGCATCGGGTGCAAGCAGATGGAAGAGGTGACCTTCGCCGACCCGGCTGTCGCTAACTTCATTTCCGACCACGTGGTCCCGTTGCGCATCCCGGTAACCAACGCGGCGCATACCTCCGACTACCGGGTCATCTGGACCCCCACCATCATCACCATGGATTACTACGGCAGGGAGCACCAGCGCACCTTGGGCTACCTCCCCCCCGACGAGATGGTGGGCTCCACCCTTCTGGGGATGGGGAAGGTGAGCCTCGACTACGGACAGTTCAGCGAGGCCGTGATCCAGTTCAACACACTTTTGAACGGCTGCCCGGATTGCGCCTCCGCTCCCGAAGCGGTCTACCTGCGCGGAGTGGCGCGCTACAAGACGAGCCAGTCGCCGTCGGCGCTCAAAGAGATATACCAGCAGCTCCTGGCGCAGTACCCCGACAGCGAGTGGACCAAGAGGGCCCAGCCCTTCACGCTGCTTTGA